The sequence GCAAAAACCCTAATAAAGGTTACTATAAACACGCCCGATCCCTTGAAAAGGGTTAAAAACACCAAGACTCCCACATAAGATGGTGGTGAAAAATGCCAGCACGGGAGATGAGAATGGAAATGTTCCTCAGAGCGCTGATGAGGGGGGACTACACCAAGGCGAAAGCTCATCTGGACAAACTTGAGAAGATAGTGGGAGATGACGAGTGGGGTAGGGGATACAGCAAGGCTATAAATGGCTTTTTATCTGCGTTAAAGGACAATGACACTGATTCCCTGATAGTCCAGCTTGTAAGAAATCCGGACAATGAAAAAGCTCAAAAACTCCTTGAACATTTTGAGAGCATACTCCAGCATGAATTTAGGGATGATTATGAGAAAGGATACTACACGGCATGGAAAGAACTTTTAACGGCTTATTTATCTCAAGAGAGACTGGGTGTTAGGCATGGGAAAAAATGAAGTCATGAAAAAGCTTGAAGAAAAGATAAAAGCTTGTAAAAAGTGTCCATTGGGAGAATTAAGGACAAACGCAGTCCCCGGCTCGGGAAGTTATGATGCTAAAATAATGTTTGTTGAAGAAGCCCCGGGTTACTGGGAAGATCAAAAGGGCTTGCCTTTTGTTGGAAGAGCCGGGAAAGTGCTTGATGAGCTTTTAGAAAGTATTGGGCTTAGGCGGGAGGAGGTGTACATTACTAACGTTGTAAAGTGCAGACCTCCCAATAATAGAGATCCAACGGAAGAGGAAATCAAGGCTTGTTCTCCATATTTGGACAAGCAAATAGACATAATCCGGCCGAAAGTCATAGTTCCCCTGGGGAGGCATTCAATGGCTTACATTCTTAAGAAATTTGGCTTTGAGCCCGAGCCCATAAGTAAAATGCATGGAAAAGTACTTGAAGCCAGAACCCTTTTTGGGAAGATTGTCATTATGCCAATGTACCACCCAGCGGTGGCTCTTTATAAACCCCAGCTTAGAGAAGAGCTTGAAAAAGACTTTAAAAAGCTGAAAGAAACATTAGAGGGCTTATCTTAACCTTGTAATTTTACTTCGAATTCTTTTTTGTTATTATCCCCTTTAACCTGATAACTTTTGTGGGAATTTTCAAAAGTCATCGAAAAACGTTAGGAAAACGTTTTTATGGTATGAGAGCGGTATTGTATAATGTTAAACACAACATACCGTTAGCATGCAGTAAAGAACAAAGTAATACATTAATTTGTCTCGAGTATATTTAGATATGGGATGTTGGATATACAAAAAAATTCGAAAATTACCAAAAATACAACAATATTTGCGAAAAACTTATAAAGAGTTCGAAAAATTTGAGCTTACGAAAAATATGTATGGAGGTGTTAAATGGTGTCAGACTTTGGAGTGCTGTCTCTGCTACCACCGCTGGTAGCTATTATATTGGCTATATGGTCCAAAAGAGTCTTGTTCGCTTTATTTGCTGGTGTTTGGGTTGGCGGAGTTATGGCCTCCGGATGGAATCCAGTAACGGGTACTATAACAACTTGGCAGTGGGTTATTGAGAATGTGACAGACAGCTGGAACGCAACGATATTGGTTTTTGACTTTCTGATCGGTGCTGGTGTTGGATTGATTTACAAATCAGGAGGCGCTCATGCAATCGCAAGAGCTTTGACAAAGAGAGTTAATAACAGCAGAGCAGCTTCAGTACTTGGATGGCTCCTTGGTGTTCTTGTGTTCTTTGATGACTATACCAACACAATCATTGTTGGTAACACAATGAGACCAATAACAGATAGGGCAAGAGTTTCAAGAGAAATGCTTGCCTACATCGATGACTCTACTGCAGCGCCTGTAGCGGGATTGGCATTGGTCTCTACATGGATTGGTTACGAGATAGGACTTATTGGCGAGTCCTTTGATAGCCTTGGAATTACTCTCGGTTCATACGCAGCGTGGCTTTCTAGTGTTCCCTACAGGTTCTACTCAATATTGGCAATAATCCTAGTACTCACTGTGGCCTATACTCACAGACACTATGGCCCAATGCTCCATGCCGAGTATAGGGCTAGAACAACGGGTAAAGTCCTCCGTGATGGGGCAAAGCCATTGATGACAACCGAAGTAGACTTGGGAGCACCCAAAGAAGGAGGGGACGTCTGGAACTTTATCTTACCCATCTTCAGCCTTGTCTTTGTAACACTCTATGGAATGTGGTACACCGGTGGTGGAGGTGCCACATACGCAGAGGAGGGCTTGATGGGGGTACTCTCAAATTCTGATGCTGCAACTGCACTTCTATGGGGATCATTTAGCATGGTGCTTGTTGGACTAGTATTAGTACTCGGAAGGAAGCAAATGACAGTTGAAGAGGCTGAGACGGCAATTGTACAAGGTATGAAACAAATGATGATGGCTACTGCAATTTTAGTCCTTGCGTGGAGTATCAAGAGCGCCACAAGCGCTGTTGGAACAGCAGACTATGTGGTAAACTTAGCCACCAGTGCAAACATCCCAGCAGGTATAGTTCCGCTTATAGTGTTCTTGGTTGCAATGTTCATATCATTTACAACGGGAACTTCATGGGGAACATTCGGTATTTTAATGCCAATCGCAATCCCCTTGGCATACCAAATTACAGGTGGACAAATCGGCCCAGTGTTGTATGCATCAATAGGTGCCGTCTTTGCAGGCGGTATTTTCGGTGACCACTGTTCACCAATAAGCGATACAACAATCATGAGTTCAATGTTTTCTGGAAGTGACCACATAGACCACGTTAATACTCAAATTCCATATGCAGTAACCGCTGCAGGAAGTGGAGTAATACTTTACCTCCTCTTTGCTATTGGAATCCACAGCTGGCCAATTTTACTCCCAATAGGTATAGTCATTTTAATAGCTGCATGGTACGTCCTCAGCGAATGGTACGGCAAGAAATACGGCATTCCGCACGGAAAAGTGCCAATATACGTTGTTGAAGAGTGAACTCTTTTATCTTTTTCTTCTTCAATTGAACTTTTTTTCTTTGAAAACTTTGCTTTCAATGTGAGATCATCTATTATAAAACTGTATAAAACGGAGAACTAAGACAGGTGACACCTCCATCCCCTTTCCAAAATTCGGAAACATCCACCTCAACAGGTTTAAACCCTGCTCTTCTCAATTTCTCTTTTGTTTTTGGATATCCCTCGGGTATTAGAACATTCTTATCGCCGAGATACAGCATATTGTTTGCGTATAGCTCGTCTTCTGGTATCGTGATAAGTTTAAATCCTCTGAAATAATCCACATCGACAACCTGAGGGGATATTGCAACTGTTTTATCTCTTAAATAACTTACTCCCGAGAGAAGATGGAATATTTTTGTAATTGGAATAGCAACAACTTTTACATGAGGAAAATAGCGAGCAAATTGACTTATCCCCTCTTCGTTGGTTCTTTGAGAAAGTCCGATAAACACAATACCTTGATCCGTTACTAAAACGTCCCCTCCCTCTAAGGTTCCTGGAGCTTTGATAGCCTTTATTTCGAATCCTTCCTTTTCCAGAACTTCTTTAATGCTCTCTTCTTCCCCTCTTCTGC comes from Thermococcus litoralis DSM 5473 and encodes:
- a CDS encoding dimethylarginine dimethylaminohydrolase family protein gives rise to the protein MDRLFDRVIVRPPGKSYVNCVSTNPEHETIDVRLAKKQHREYVKILKEYGIDVIELEPLESHPDSVFVQDTAVVGVKSNVAVISRFGEPSRRGEEESIKEVLEKEGFEIKAIKAPGTLEGGDVLVTDQGIVFIGLSQRTNEEGISQFARYFPHVKVVAIPITKIFHLLSGVSYLRDKTVAISPQVVDVDYFRGFKLITIPEDELYANNMLYLGDKNVLIPEGYPKTKEKLRRAGFKPVEVDVSEFWKGDGGVTCLSSPFYTVL
- a CDS encoding Na+/H+ antiporter NhaC family protein, which translates into the protein MSDFGVLSLLPPLVAIILAIWSKRVLFALFAGVWVGGVMASGWNPVTGTITTWQWVIENVTDSWNATILVFDFLIGAGVGLIYKSGGAHAIARALTKRVNNSRAASVLGWLLGVLVFFDDYTNTIIVGNTMRPITDRARVSREMLAYIDDSTAAPVAGLALVSTWIGYEIGLIGESFDSLGITLGSYAAWLSSVPYRFYSILAIILVLTVAYTHRHYGPMLHAEYRARTTGKVLRDGAKPLMTTEVDLGAPKEGGDVWNFILPIFSLVFVTLYGMWYTGGGGATYAEEGLMGVLSNSDAATALLWGSFSMVLVGLVLVLGRKQMTVEEAETAIVQGMKQMMMATAILVLAWSIKSATSAVGTADYVVNLATSANIPAGIVPLIVFLVAMFISFTTGTSWGTFGILMPIAIPLAYQITGGQIGPVLYASIGAVFAGGIFGDHCSPISDTTIMSSMFSGSDHIDHVNTQIPYAVTAAGSGVILYLLFAIGIHSWPILLPIGIVILIAAWYVLSEWYGKKYGIPHGKVPIYVVEE
- the udg gene encoding type-4 uracil-DNA glycosylase, which encodes MGKNEVMKKLEEKIKACKKCPLGELRTNAVPGSGSYDAKIMFVEEAPGYWEDQKGLPFVGRAGKVLDELLESIGLRREEVYITNVVKCRPPNNRDPTEEEIKACSPYLDKQIDIIRPKVIVPLGRHSMAYILKKFGFEPEPISKMHGKVLEARTLFGKIVIMPMYHPAVALYKPQLREELEKDFKKLKETLEGLS